The Clostridium sp. AWRP genome has a window encoding:
- a CDS encoding aminotransferase class IV: MMLLNGKLVEDDKVFLDTGFYFGRGLFETMLVNNEPLFLENHLYRINKGLSIIGIDKEITEDEVMDAVNKLQCNNCVLKLVVTEENTLFNIRKNNYTEEQYKIGFKVKISSVRRNEFSQLTYLKSLNYLENILEHEKCIDEGYNEVLFFNTEDKLSEGSVSNVFFTKNKKIYTPSKKCGLLEGTVRKFIINNFNITEGEFSKEDLMSADSVFLTNSIMGVMKVSNIYDRSFNECSIIEKIKKVYEAQLKKH, from the coding sequence ATGATGCTCTTAAATGGTAAGCTGGTAGAAGATGATAAAGTTTTTTTAGATACCGGTTTTTATTTTGGAAGAGGACTTTTTGAAACTATGCTTGTAAACAATGAGCCGCTTTTTCTTGAAAATCATTTGTATAGGATAAATAAAGGTCTTTCTATTATAGGAATAGATAAAGAAATTACTGAAGACGAAGTTATGGATGCTGTTAACAAGCTTCAGTGTAATAATTGTGTGCTGAAGTTAGTAGTTACAGAGGAAAATACGTTGTTTAATATTAGAAAGAACAATTATACTGAGGAACAGTATAAAATAGGTTTTAAAGTTAAAATAAGTTCTGTTAGGAGAAATGAATTTTCTCAACTTACATACTTAAAATCTTTAAATTATTTAGAAAATATATTAGAACATGAAAAATGTATTGATGAGGGATACAATGAGGTGCTGTTTTTTAATACAGAGGATAAACTATCAGAGGGCAGTGTATCTAATGTGTTTTTTACAAAGAATAAAAAAATATATACTCCATCTAAAAAATGTGGATTACTTGAGGGTACAGTAAGAAAGTTCATAATAAATAACTTTAATATTACTGAAGGTGAATTCAGTAAGGAAGATTTAATGTCTGCAGATAGTGTTTTTTTAACTAACAGCATTATGGGAGTAATGAAGGTCTCTAATATTTATGATAGAAGTTTTAATGAATGTAGTATTATTGAGAAAATAAAAAAGGTTTATGAAGCACAATTAAAGAAACATTAA
- a CDS encoding aminodeoxychorismate/anthranilate synthase component II has product MFLMIDNYDSFVYNLVRYLEELNEEVKICRNDKLALEDVEKMHPEGIIISPGPKSPEQSGICVDIIKKFSGKIPILGICLGHQCIGYAFGANIIKGKEPVHGKIFKVHHKNIGVFKEIKNPVEVTRYHSLVIEKETLPKCLNITCETSDGVIMGVRHEKYLVEGVQFHPEAELTECGHEMLKNFIEEARMFSKGELYEVLH; this is encoded by the coding sequence ATGTTTCTTATGATTGATAATTATGATTCATTTGTATACAACTTGGTAAGGTATTTAGAAGAACTAAATGAAGAGGTTAAGATTTGTAGAAATGATAAATTAGCATTGGAAGATGTGGAAAAAATGCATCCAGAAGGGATTATAATTTCTCCAGGACCTAAGTCACCTGAGCAATCGGGCATTTGTGTGGATATAATTAAAAAATTTAGTGGTAAAATTCCTATTTTAGGTATATGCCTTGGACATCAATGTATCGGGTATGCCTTTGGGGCTAATATAATAAAGGGTAAGGAGCCTGTACATGGTAAAATATTCAAAGTCCATCATAAAAATATAGGAGTATTTAAAGAAATCAAAAATCCTGTAGAGGTTACAAGATATCATTCGTTAGTAATAGAAAAGGAAACACTTCCTAAGTGTCTTAATATAACCTGTGAAACTTCAGATGGAGTTATAATGGGGGTTAGGCATGAAAAGTATCTTGTTGAAGGAGTACAATTTCATCCCGAAGCAGAGCTCACAGAATGTGGACATGAAATGCTTAAGAATTTTATAGAAGAAGCAAGAATGTTTAGTAAGGGGGAATTATATGAAGTTCTTCATTGA
- a CDS encoding GerAB/ArcD/ProY family transporter: MHEKEVITTNQFIWMLFCIITSFTGLHVIRLLIFQARRDAWLSVILAWVLDVLLAVVYAYMGIRFPGQNMVQYSMTILGKKLGKIIGILFPIFFLLVSSALQRGLSIILNTAFFPKTPVQIILISSYLVVGYAVLKGIEVIGRVCEILGPFYLFSCIVLFLFFIPDVKIDRLKPQLEAGLYPALTGTPLILSFIGICIIMGMYIPICNHPENGFIAKFTAVSSGTFVIFSLVISTIGIFSYPQSKNMINVSLELTRFVHLGDFFERVEAIWLMIMIGAAITASGSMIWAFSTGISQIIGLNTYKPLVLPSILVSFVIGITSFKNSLDLVNFSLYSYPLIAVFVETGLEMFLFFAALILKKKG; the protein is encoded by the coding sequence CAAGAAGAGATGCCTGGCTATCTGTAATCTTAGCCTGGGTGTTAGATGTACTCCTTGCTGTTGTCTATGCTTATATGGGCATAAGATTTCCAGGTCAGAATATGGTGCAGTACAGCATGACTATTCTTGGAAAAAAGTTAGGTAAAATCATAGGAATATTATTTCCCATTTTCTTCTTGCTCGTATCTTCTGCACTGCAAAGAGGACTGAGTATAATACTTAATACTGCATTTTTTCCAAAAACTCCAGTACAAATAATTCTTATTTCCTCTTATCTTGTAGTTGGATACGCTGTTTTAAAAGGAATAGAAGTAATAGGAAGAGTTTGTGAAATTTTAGGTCCTTTTTATTTATTTAGTTGTATTGTACTATTTTTGTTTTTTATTCCTGATGTAAAAATAGATAGACTTAAACCACAACTGGAAGCTGGCCTATATCCAGCTTTAACAGGTACTCCTCTTATTCTATCCTTTATAGGAATATGTATTATTATGGGTATGTATATTCCCATTTGCAATCATCCAGAAAACGGATTTATTGCAAAATTTACCGCTGTCAGTTCAGGTACTTTTGTCATTTTCTCACTTGTTATTAGTACAATAGGAATTTTCAGTTATCCACAATCTAAAAATATGATTAATGTAAGCCTTGAACTCACAAGATTTGTTCATTTAGGTGATTTTTTTGAACGGGTGGAGGCTATCTGGCTTATGATTATGATAGGTGCAGCAATTACAGCATCTGGCAGTATGATATGGGCTTTTAGCACCGGTATATCTCAAATTATAGGACTAAATACATATAAGCCTCTGGTTCTTCCTTCCATACTAGTTTCTTTTGTTATCGGTATAACTTCCTTCAAAAATAGCCTGGATCTAGTAAACTTTAGTTTATACTCATATCCCCTTATAGCTGTATTTGTTGAAACAGGATTAGAAATGTTTCTTTTCTTTGCAGCTTTAATCTTAAAGAAAAAAGGCTAA
- the pabB gene encoding aminodeoxychorismate synthase component I, with protein MKFFIEEIKTELDAFDIYSLFKEDRTVTILDSGMGAEDLGRYSFIGLNSFTTFKYENNICTINKKEFNGDPFDQLKKLIAKYKIENNTELPYIAGAMGYFSYDIERTIEELPVMTIEEIKIPDCYFYFYDNAVIVDNLKKKTYITSLGILKSEKDSINEIKDKISKGHKIKYGKVNDSDTKFVSNFGREEYVETVEKVRQFIRNGDIYITNLTQRFCCETKKDPYEVYKDLRHINPAPFAALMNVEDFSIVSSSPERFLEVRNNLVQTRPIKGTRPRGKNKEEDLKNRQELIDSEKDRSELLMIVDLERNDLSKVCKPYSVKVTELFKLEEYSTVFHLVSTVVGKLKDKYTAIDCIKACFPGGSITGAPKVRSMEVIEKLEPTRRNIYTGCIGYLGFDGNVDLNIVIRTILIKNGKAYLGVGGGITWESDDEAEYDETLDKARVLMKVL; from the coding sequence ATGAAGTTCTTCATTGAAGAAATAAAAACAGAATTAGATGCTTTTGATATTTACTCGCTGTTTAAAGAAGACAGAACAGTTACCATTTTAGACAGCGGCATGGGAGCCGAAGATTTAGGCAGATACTCTTTTATAGGATTAAACTCTTTTACTACTTTTAAATATGAAAATAATATTTGTACTATAAATAAAAAAGAATTTAATGGCGACCCTTTTGACCAACTTAAAAAACTTATTGCAAAGTACAAAATTGAAAATAATACAGAGCTTCCATATATAGCTGGGGCTATGGGATATTTCTCTTATGATATAGAGAGAACTATAGAAGAGCTTCCTGTTATGACTATAGAAGAAATAAAAATACCTGACTGCTATTTTTATTTCTATGATAATGCAGTAATAGTAGATAACTTAAAAAAGAAGACTTATATTACATCTTTAGGTATATTAAAGTCAGAAAAAGACAGCATTAATGAAATAAAAGATAAAATATCCAAAGGACATAAAATTAAATATGGAAAAGTAAATGATAGTGATACAAAATTTGTATCAAACTTTGGCAGGGAGGAATATGTAGAAACTGTAGAAAAGGTCAGACAGTTTATAAGAAATGGGGATATTTATATTACAAATCTAACACAAAGATTCTGCTGTGAAACAAAAAAAGATCCTTATGAAGTATATAAAGATTTAAGGCATATTAATCCAGCACCATTTGCTGCATTAATGAATGTTGAAGATTTTAGTATAGTATCTTCTTCACCGGAGAGATTTTTAGAAGTAAGAAATAACCTTGTTCAAACAAGACCTATTAAAGGGACAAGACCTAGAGGTAAAAATAAAGAAGAAGATTTAAAAAACAGACAAGAACTTATAGATAGTGAAAAAGATAGGTCTGAGTTATTAATGATTGTAGACTTAGAGAGAAATGATTTAAGCAAGGTATGCAAGCCATATTCTGTAAAGGTAACAGAACTTTTTAAATTAGAGGAATATAGTACAGTATTTCACTTGGTATCAACTGTTGTAGGAAAATTAAAAGATAAGTATACAGCAATAGATTGTATAAAAGCATGTTTTCCAGGTGGTTCTATAACTGGTGCACCTAAAGTCAGGTCTATGGAGGTAATTGAGAAATTAGAACCTACTAGAAGAAATATTTATACAGGGTGCATAGGATACTTAGGTTTTGATGGTAATGTGGATTTAAATATAGTTATTAGAACTATACTTATAAAAAATGGAAAAGCTTATTTAGGTGTTGGTGGAGGAATTACCTGGGAATCTGATGATGAAGCAGAATATGATGAAACACTTGATAAGGCTAGAGTTTTGATGAAAGTATTGTAA